The following are encoded together in the Pectobacterium wasabiae CFBP 3304 genome:
- a CDS encoding ABC transporter substrate-binding protein has translation MKRSPFITVTRLAALLSATLAISALAQDVGFVSRIDLKANQTPIHTVKNAEAIAQIPANFKFVTPGKLTVTVSALSSPPLSLLADDNKTIVGSDADIARLVADSLGLELKLVPASWEDWPLGITAGKYDAAIFNIAVTKPRKEKFDFATYRIDTLGFYVKSTSKITAINKPEDVAGLKVIVGSGTNQENILLGWDRQNRANGLPPVQPIYVTDDAAANLSIQSGRVDAFFGPHSIGAYKAALTGKTRMVGKGPTVAYVAVTTQKGNGLAQAISTAINGTIHNGSYAQVLDRWGEDDEKIAQSVVNPPGIGE, from the coding sequence TAAGTGCACTGGCTCAAGACGTGGGTTTCGTCAGCCGTATCGATCTCAAGGCCAACCAGACTCCCATTCACACGGTGAAAAACGCCGAAGCCATCGCGCAGATCCCGGCTAATTTCAAATTTGTGACGCCGGGTAAGCTGACGGTTACCGTCTCGGCGCTCAGTTCACCACCGCTGTCGTTGCTGGCTGACGACAACAAGACGATTGTCGGCAGCGATGCCGACATCGCACGACTGGTGGCCGATAGCCTCGGACTGGAGTTGAAACTGGTTCCTGCTTCTTGGGAGGACTGGCCGCTGGGCATCACGGCAGGGAAATACGATGCCGCTATTTTTAATATTGCCGTGACGAAACCGCGCAAAGAGAAGTTCGATTTCGCCACCTACCGCATTGATACGCTGGGTTTCTACGTGAAATCGACCAGCAAAATTACCGCAATCAACAAGCCAGAAGACGTGGCAGGCCTGAAGGTGATTGTCGGTTCCGGCACCAATCAGGAAAACATTCTGCTGGGGTGGGATCGACAAAACCGTGCCAACGGCCTGCCCCCTGTACAGCCAATCTACGTCACCGACGATGCCGCCGCCAATCTGAGCATTCAGTCTGGACGCGTCGATGCGTTTTTCGGTCCGCACTCTATCGGGGCTTATAAAGCGGCGTTAACGGGCAAAACTCGCATGGTCGGCAAAGGCCCGACGGTCGCTTATGTCGCGGTCACCACGCAGAAAGGCAATGGTTTAGCACAGGCAATCAGCACCGCCATCAATGGCACGATCCACAATGGTAGCTATGCACAGGTACTGGATCGCTGGGGTGAAGACGATGAAAAGATCGCGCAATCCGTAGTGAATCCGCCGGGTATCGGCGAGTAA